Proteins encoded together in one Populus nigra unplaced genomic scaffold, ddPopNigr1.1 SCAFFOLD_142, whole genome shotgun sequence window:
- the LOC133680752 gene encoding protein DETOXIFICATION 35-like, translated as MESTTPLLQLNNGSSSSSSSPLPAPQEAEAEAEGDYSPAASKTFKDFIKFVFWKETVKLWKIGGPIAITLLCQYGTNTLTSIFVGHLGNLQLSAVSVSLSVITTFAFGFLLGMGSALETLCGQAFGAGQVHMLGVYLQRSAIILFVSCVVLLPIYIFSTPILKVIGQEDDLSDLAGKFTIVTIPNLFSLAIYFPTQKFLQAQRKVGVLACIAFTTLLLHAFWLWLFIYKLGWGATGAAIALDLTGWSTALAQAVYVMGWCKEGWRGFSWAAFKDIWSFVTLSLASAVMLCLELWYMMSIVILTGHLSNAVIAVGALTICLNINGLELMLFLGINAAISVRVSNELGLGHPRAAKYSVMVTVFQSLVIGLILMAVVLVAKDYFAYIFTSNKEMQVATSKLAFILAITMVLNSVQPVISGVAIGGGWQALVAYINIGCYYVIGLPLGYLLGYRAKLGVEGVWGGMLGGTALQTLLLLIVLYKTNWKKEVAETAERMRKWGGQDIKDNDDRRGANGA; from the exons ATGGAGAGCACGACACCACTTCTGCAGCTCAATAATGGAtcttcgtcgtcgtcgtcgtcaccATTACCTGCACCAcaagaagcagaagcagaagcagaaggaGACTACTCACCTGCAGCTTCCAAGACTTTCAAAGACTTTATCAAGTTCGTATTTTGGAAAGAGACTGTTAAGTTATGGAAGATTGGCGGTCCTATTGCCATCACTCTACTCTGTCAGTATGGTACCAACACTTTAACCTCTATCTTTGTTGGCCATCTTGGAAACTTGCAACTCTCTGCCGTTTCTGTTTCCCTCTCTGTCATCACGACCTTCGCTTTCGGCTTCCTTCTTGGTATGGGCAGTGCCCTCGAGACCCTCTGTGGTCAAGCTTTTGGTGCTGGTCAAGTTCATATGCTCGGTGTTTACTTGCAAAGATCAGCCATCATCTTATTCGTCAGCTGTGTCGTCCTCTTGCCCATTTACATTTTTTCCACTCCTATCCTCAAAGTCATTGGCCAAGAAGATGATCTTTCTGACCTTGCCGGAAAATTCACCATCGTAACCATACCTAATTTGTTTTCACTGGCTATCTATTTCCCTACCCAAAAGTTCCTTCAAGCTCAACGCAAGGTTGGAGTACTTGCCTGTATTGCCTTTACGACTCTCCTTCTACACGCTTTTTGGCTTTGGCTCTTCATCTATAAGCTTGGTTGGGGCGCCACTGGAGCAGCAATCGCTTTAGACCTTACTGGATGGTCAACTGCTCTGGCTCAAGCTGTGTACGTGATGGGCTGGTGTAAGGAAGGATGGCGTGGGTTTTCCTGGGCTGCATTTAAGGATATTTGGTCCTTTGTCACCCTCTCACTAGCTTCAGCTGTCATGCTTTGCCTGGAGCTCTGGTATATGATGAGTATTGTTATTCTCACTGGACATCTGAGTAACGCAGTCATTGCTGTTGGTGCCCTTACCATCTG CTTGAATATCAATGGCCTTGAACTAATGTTGTTCCTTGGAATAAATGCTGCTATaag cgTTCGTGTCTCGAATGAGCTTGGATTGGGGCATCCAAGAGCTGCAAAATACTCGGTCATGGTGACTGTGTTTCAGTCACTTGTGATTGGGCTCATTCTGATGGCTGTTGTGTTGGTAGCCAAGGACTATTTTGCCTACATCTTCACAAGCAACAAGGAGATGCAAGTAGCTACCTCCAAACTAGCATTCATTCTAGCCATCACCATGGTTCTTAACAGTGTCCAGCCAGTGATATCAG GTGTTGCTATTGGTGGTGGGTGGCAAGCATTAGTGGCCTATATCAACATTGGTTGTTATTATGTTATTGGGCTCCCCCTTGGCTACCTGCTTGGATACAGAGCAAAGTTGGGAGTCGAG GGCGTATGGGGTGGCATGCTAGGCGGAACTGCTTTGCAGACCTTGCTGCTCTTGATTGTACTCTACAAAACCAACTGGAAAAAGGAG GTTGCAGAAACAGCAGAACGCATGAGGAAGTGGGGTGGCCAGGATATCAAAGATAATGATGATCGTAGAGGTGCTAACGGAGCGTGA
- the LOC133680755 gene encoding uncharacterized protein LOC133680755: protein MAALPTPSGFSPKTVEKAVNALLKWRSSKLNTQKPQLLEHDEFVYLILTLKKIPHKGVSRINAHKIPLPCPLTNPLTEAPELCLIIDDRPKSGLNKDAAKKKVQNDNISISKIIKISKLKTDYRPFEAKRKLCDSYDMFFADKRVVPLLPKMLGKQFFKKKKIPMTLDLKHQNWKEQIDKACGSALLFLRTGTCSVVKVGRVSMSREEISKNVMAAVNGIAEIVPRKWGGIRSFHLKLLDSLALPVYQAVPDLKLKIDGSAKEQEEEDVVAEEEDKVKEGKIGKKKGRIHEVRYMDNNDDGRVVDEDELGSVFEGDIDNHADYDVEKGSDELLNKKRKMGDNEGKGEKKVAKLKKEDGFKQKKAKNEDVTKQKKIKKKALALESGGMQVKDNNKKKRLAA from the coding sequence ATGGCAGCCCTTCCAACACCATCTGGTTTTAGCCCCAAAACCGTGGAGAAAGCTGTGAACGCTCTCCTCAAATGGAGATCATCCAAATTGAATACCCAAAAGCCTCAACTACTGGAACATGACGAGTTTGTCTACCTTATCTTAACCCTCAAAAAGATCCCACATAAGGGTGTCAGCCGCATCAACGCCCACAAAATCCCTCTCCCTTGCCCCCTAACCAACCCTCTAACTGAAGCCCCTGAGCTCTGCTTAATCATCGATGACAGACCCAAATCAGGCCTCAATAAAGATGCTGCCAAGAAGAAGGTTCAAAACGACAACATATCCATCTCCAAAATCATCAAGATTTCCAAGCTCAAGACCGATTACCGTCCTTTTGAGGCCAAGAGGAAACTCTGTGATTCTTATGATATGTTCTTTGCTGATAAAAGGGTGGTTCCTCTCTTGCCTAAGATGTTAGGGAAACAGttttttaagaagaagaagattccGATGACTTTGGACTTGAAGCACCAAAATTGGAAGGAGCAGATTGACAAGGCGTGTGGGTCTGCCTTGTTGTTCCTGAGGACTGGAACTTGTAGTGTGGTGAAGGTAGGGAGGGTTTCGATGAGTAGAGAGGAGATTTCCAAAAATGTGATGGCTGCTGTTAATGGGATCGCGGAGATTGTGCCCAGGAAGTGGGGTGGTATTAGGTCTTTCCATTTGAAGTTGCTTGATAGCCTGGCTTTGCCTGTTTATCAGGCAGTTCCTGATTTGAAGTTGAAGATTGATGGTAGTGCAAAAgagcaggaggaggaggatgtggTCGCTGAGGAGGAAGATAAGGTTAAAGAGGGGAAAATTGGGAAAAAGAAGGGAAGGATACATGAGGTTAGATATATGGATAATAACGATGATGGTCGGGTTGTTGATGAGGATGAATTGGGGAGTGTCTTTGAAGGGGATATTGATAACCATGCTGATTATGATGTTGAAAAGGGCAGTGATGAATTATTGAATAAGAAGAGAAAGATGGGAGATAATGAAGGGAAAGGTGAGAAGAAGGtagctaaattgaagaaagaagATGGCTTCAAgcaaaagaaagcaaagaatGAAGATGTTACCAAGcaaaagaagataaagaaaaaggcTTTGGCTTTAGAGAGTGGGGGAATGCAAGTGAAGGataacaacaagaagaaaagattgGCTGCATAA
- the LOC133680757 gene encoding polyadenylate-binding protein 2-like isoform X2: MTGGVTGHGNIQPESRKLERPTRTMHEAHAANNIRRKRHFGEICTDQDALAGCSRKELQCLDFSQFSKRSNMIKEDSKATPNLISEVLDVKQKLHKIELEMSKLRLKQVEMEKDGKSNLLSCSDGKIHAEEDTKMRTVFVTNVHFAATKEALSLYFTKCGVVENVVILTDKTTGQRKGSAYVAFASKDSAEKAVALSGATFFSRTLKVHVPWWVRV, from the exons ATGACTGGAGGAGTTACTGGCCATGGTAACATCCAGCCTGAGAGCAGGAAATTGGAGAGACCAACGAGAACAATGCATGAAGCTCATGCTGCAAATAATATTAGACGAAAAAGACACTTCGGGGAAATTTGTACTGACCAGGATGCTTTGGCTGGCTGTAGCAGGAAGGAGCTTCAGTGCCTAgatttttcacaattttctAAAAGGTCAAATATGATAAAAGAAGATTCTAAAGCTACTCCAAATTTGATCTCG GAAGTGCTAGATGTGAAACAGAAACTACATAAAATTGAATTGGAAATGTCTAAGCTTCGGTTAAAGCAAGTTGAGATGGAGAAAGATGGAAAGTCCAATTTACTGTCATGTTCCG ATGGAAAAATTCATGCAGAAGAAGATACCAAGATGAGAACTGTGTTTGTGACAAAT GTACATTTTGCAGCAACAAAAGAAGCTCTATCATTGTACTTTACCAAGTGTGGAGTGGTTGAGAATGTAGTGATCTTGACTGACAAAACCACTGGCCAGAGAAAGGG ATCTGCTTATGTTGCCTTTGCTAGCAAGGATTCTGCTGAGAAAGCAGTGGCATTGAGTGGtgcaacatttttttctagGACTTTGAAA GTGCATGTGCCTTGGTGGGTGCGTGTGTGA
- the LOC133680757 gene encoding polyadenylate-binding protein 2-like isoform X1 — protein sequence MTGGVTGHGNIQPESRKLERPTRTMHEAHAANNIRRKRHFGEICTDQDALAGCSRKELQCLDFSQFSKRSNMIKEDSKATPNLISEVLDVKQKLHKIELEMSKLRLKQVEMEKDGKSNLLSCSDGKIHAEEDTKMRTVFVTNVHFAATKEALSLYFTKCGVVENVVILTDKTTGQRKGSAYVAFASKDSAEKAVALSGATFFSRTLKVSDHLYLFCSAFKLKNTWTLFWVAELSHAIFCSLLFQ from the exons ATGACTGGAGGAGTTACTGGCCATGGTAACATCCAGCCTGAGAGCAGGAAATTGGAGAGACCAACGAGAACAATGCATGAAGCTCATGCTGCAAATAATATTAGACGAAAAAGACACTTCGGGGAAATTTGTACTGACCAGGATGCTTTGGCTGGCTGTAGCAGGAAGGAGCTTCAGTGCCTAgatttttcacaattttctAAAAGGTCAAATATGATAAAAGAAGATTCTAAAGCTACTCCAAATTTGATCTCG GAAGTGCTAGATGTGAAACAGAAACTACATAAAATTGAATTGGAAATGTCTAAGCTTCGGTTAAAGCAAGTTGAGATGGAGAAAGATGGAAAGTCCAATTTACTGTCATGTTCCG ATGGAAAAATTCATGCAGAAGAAGATACCAAGATGAGAACTGTGTTTGTGACAAAT GTACATTTTGCAGCAACAAAAGAAGCTCTATCATTGTACTTTACCAAGTGTGGAGTGGTTGAGAATGTAGTGATCTTGACTGACAAAACCACTGGCCAGAGAAAGGG ATCTGCTTATGTTGCCTTTGCTAGCAAGGATTCTGCTGAGAAAGCAGTGGCATTGAGTGGtgcaacatttttttctagGACTTTGAAAGTAAGTGATCATTTATATCTGTTCTGCTCtgcattcaaattaaaaaacacttggacTTTGTTTTGGGTTGCAGAGTTATCTCATGCAATTTTTTGCTCCCTACTTTTCCAATAG
- the LOC133680756 gene encoding uncharacterized protein LOC133680756 isoform X1, whose amino-acid sequence MGGIGVISAQDYDAAAAASTSFKLKRKSALASKLKSSISKHLRHSYSHDRVLAEYITVLVCNGKNQEQARHDLEAFLGQRTQEFVSWLWDLLLKYVYQSNKDICLLSDAKNVNITTPCAKDSKINKLKGFQSHGHDSSTMDAFVIKDDQMRQLPTTSDPNFCNVNHGQLAEDFEKVQSFSSPSSEINSKKVLSRSCKTERHGKIGASENVLYNSLANESLRKESSSNAKQNSQCIDKATKENVFCQDLFMRSPTRRKNIVLVFGMDWESHLMVYLQGSKLLSCVMVRVQCI is encoded by the exons ATGGGTGGAATCGGCGTAATATCGGCACAAGATTAtgatgcagcagcagcagcttcaaCTTCATTCAAGTTGAAGAGAAAGTCAGCATTGGCTTCCAAGCTTAAATCTTCCATTTCCAAACATCTCCGTCACTCTTACTCCCACGACCGCGTCCTTGCT gaGTATATTACAGTGCTTGTTTGTAATGGGAAGAATCAAGAGCAGGCCAGACACGACCTCGAAGCATTTCTTGGTCAAAGGACTCAGGAGTTTGTTTCTTG GTTATGGGATCTTCTTTTGAAATATGTCTATCAGTCCAACAAGGATATTTGTTTATTATCAGATGCAAAGAATGTCAATATCACCACTCCATGCGCTAAGGATTCCAAGATCAACAAATTGAAGGGCTTTCAGAGTCATGGCCATGATAGTAGCACTATGGATGCTTTTGTG ATCAAAGATGATCAGATGCGCCAGTTGCCAACTACTTCTGATCCTAACTTCTGTAACGTCAATCACGGTCAACTTGCTGAAGACTTTGAAAAAGTTCAAAGTTTTTCTTCTCCATCATCTGagatcaattcaaaaaaagtaTTGTCACGGTCTTGCAAGACTGAGCGTCACGGAAAGATTGGTGCTTCTGAGAATGTTCTTTATAATTCCTTGGCAAATGAATCTTTGAGGAAAGAAAGCTCTTCCAATGCAAAGCAAAATTCTCAGTGTATTGATAAAGCAACGAAG GAAAATGTCTTTTGCCAAGATCTGTTCATGCGGAGTCCCACCAGAAGGAAAAACATTGTATTAGTGTTTGGGATGGATTGGGAAAGCCATTTGATGGTGTACCTTCAGGGGTCAAAACTATTGAGTTGTGTGATGGTTCGGGTACAGTGTATCTAA
- the LOC133680756 gene encoding uncharacterized protein LOC133680756 isoform X2: protein MGGIGVISAQDYDAAAAASTSFKLKRKSALASKLKSSISKHLRHSYSHDRVLAEYITVLVCNGKNQEQARHDLEAFLGQRTQEFVSWLWDLLLKYVYQSNKDICLLSDAKNVNITTPCAKDSKINKLKGFQSHGHDSSTMDAFVIKDDQMRQLPTTSDPNFCNVNHGQLAEDFEKVQSFSSPSSEINSKKVLSRSCKTERHGKIGASENVLYNSLANESLRKESSSNAKQNSQCIDKATKQIVHSSCNMLFNQLIPRREPAFRNPQPSTSGATYAANLYAILYAITG, encoded by the exons ATGGGTGGAATCGGCGTAATATCGGCACAAGATTAtgatgcagcagcagcagcttcaaCTTCATTCAAGTTGAAGAGAAAGTCAGCATTGGCTTCCAAGCTTAAATCTTCCATTTCCAAACATCTCCGTCACTCTTACTCCCACGACCGCGTCCTTGCT gaGTATATTACAGTGCTTGTTTGTAATGGGAAGAATCAAGAGCAGGCCAGACACGACCTCGAAGCATTTCTTGGTCAAAGGACTCAGGAGTTTGTTTCTTG GTTATGGGATCTTCTTTTGAAATATGTCTATCAGTCCAACAAGGATATTTGTTTATTATCAGATGCAAAGAATGTCAATATCACCACTCCATGCGCTAAGGATTCCAAGATCAACAAATTGAAGGGCTTTCAGAGTCATGGCCATGATAGTAGCACTATGGATGCTTTTGTG ATCAAAGATGATCAGATGCGCCAGTTGCCAACTACTTCTGATCCTAACTTCTGTAACGTCAATCACGGTCAACTTGCTGAAGACTTTGAAAAAGTTCAAAGTTTTTCTTCTCCATCATCTGagatcaattcaaaaaaagtaTTGTCACGGTCTTGCAAGACTGAGCGTCACGGAAAGATTGGTGCTTCTGAGAATGTTCTTTATAATTCCTTGGCAAATGAATCTTTGAGGAAAGAAAGCTCTTCCAATGCAAAGCAAAATTCTCAGTGTATTGATAAAGCAACGAAG CAGATCGTCCATAGTAGCTGCAACATGCTATTTAATCAGCTTATACCCAGAAGGGAACCAGCTTTTAGAAATCCACAACCCTCCACATCAGGTGCCACATATGCAGCCAATTTATATGCCATCTTGTATGCAATAACTGGATGA
- the LOC133680751 gene encoding uncharacterized protein At1g65710-like: MGACFSKKKNEVSSSPSLKATADPASQPVLNHPHNNNNATLKVDQKNEITIKNKIVEQKEVVNKQVVEEEEEEDSLLKKEIFVIKHRKSHDRDKRIPPPNDDGPAANANASAAGGGGGEILLANSNTNAGVNNMVVRTSSCTKEEVDAILIQCGRLSRSNSSGAGKPLSSGRKYSGSKRSYDFDNNNDQDQDVKPATSADYDSRRKGNDDDEGEVTAERRQHRQRHRQRQSSRPSASPSAQGRRRTPSRERDQNQRSGSRERASGSSGRRVSRSPGRRSEIAQNTSITPGNLNATIPANNTGGTGNRPGKMVSVPATVSSLVMDKSNNIGVEPQATAGTKRISVKRNVGEAAVAGSRTAASPRSQSPARANAKTSNENNQQPCLSRSNSRKADQSPYRRNPLSEIDPNSLQHSQPSGNKATCTSNNRSQIRNKDIEGQAVAKETFNPLNQTPMKKQNSEKNNRVNVQVANYRCSSMASLENKLSKEQQMEEAKGHPPVTTNVVDLGGESLKPQALTRSRSARRSRDLDLNPETLLNPTPSYTALLLEDIQNFHQKNTPPSFSLPACVTKACSILEAVADLNSTTSSNLSCAFSDDRISPPTVAAFNLVGKKQPEAKDPFVESEIIASDDLMEPSFHKYVTVRRGGGTLCGEDMDGQESSGSNSFVGGSQQHLGLSTSSWEPNSADSTDRWSSRSNTRDEDDKSPLGYQKHGLPETGRDVEQARRAFSGQRTGIGRGRHGTSKNAHTTPILATATQT, encoded by the exons ATGGGTGCTTGttttagcaagaaaaaaaatgaagtttcctcttctccttctttgAAAGCAACTGCGGATCCTGCTTCACAACCAGTTCTAAATCACCCacataataataacaatgcCACTCTCAAAGTAGATCAGAAGAACGAGATCACAATCAAGAACAAGATAGTGGAGCAAAAGGAGGTGGTCAACAAACAAGTCgtagaagaagaggaagaagaagacagcTTACTCAAGAAAGAAATTTTTGTCATCAAACACAGGAAAAGCCATGATAGAGACAAACGCATCCCTCCTCCCAACGACGACGGTCCTGCTGCCAACGCTAATGCATCTgctgctggtggtggtggtggtgaaatATTATTGGCCAACAGCAACACCAATGCTGGTGTTAATAATATGGTTGTCAGAACATCAAGCTGCACAAAAGAAGAGGTAGATGCCATTCTCATACAGTGTGGAAGGCTTAGTCGCAGCAACTCCTCTGGAGCTGGAAAGCCTCTTTCTTCTGGCAGGAAGTATTCTGGCTCCAAGAGGAGTTATgactttgataataataatgaccAGGACCAAGATGTCAAGCCTGCCACTTCTGCCGATTATGATTCTAGAAGGAAGGGCAATGACGACGACGAGGGCGAGGTTACAGCGGAGAGAAGGCAGCATCGCCAACGCCACCGCCAACGCCAATCCAGCAGGCCTTCTGCTTCTCCTTCTGCTCAAGGGAGGAGAAGGACACCCAGCAGGGAAAGAGACCAGAACCAGCGCTCCGGAAGCAGAGAGAGGGCCAGTGGTAGCAGTGGGAGAAGGGTGAGTCGATCACCGGGTAGAAGATCAGAAATAGCCCAAAATACAAGCATTACTCCTGGAAATCTTAATGCTACTATTCCTGCTAACAATACTGGTGGTACTGGTAATAGGCCTGGAAAAATGGTATCAGTCCCTGCCACTGTTTCTTCTTTAGTGATGGATAAAAGCAACAACATTGGAGTTGAACCGCAAGCAACAGCTGGAACTAAGCGCATCTCGGTGAAGAGAAATGTTGGTGAGGCAGCGGTGGCAGGCTCCAGGACAGCTGCATCCCCACGCTCCCAATCTCCTGCCAGAGCCAATGCTAAGACTTCTAATGAGAATAATCAGCAGCCATGTCTTAGCCGCAGCAATTCAAGAAAAGCAGACCAATCTCCTTACAGAAGAAACCCTTTGAGTGAAATTGACCCCAATTCATTACAGCATTCACAACCATCTGGCAACAAGGCTACCTGCACCAGCAACAACAGATCACAAATCAGAAACAAAGATATTGAAGGACAAGCGGTGGCCAAGGAAACTTTCAATCCTCTGAATCAG ACTCCAATGAAGAAGCAAAATTCTGAGAAAAACAACAGAGTCAATGTTCAAGTGGCAAATTACAGATGCAGTAGCATGGCTTCACTGGAAAACAAGCTTTCAAAGGAACAACAAATGGAAGAGGCCAAAGGACATCCACCAGTCACGACCAATGTGGTAGACTTGGGAGGTGAAAGCTTGAAACCCCAAGCATTAACCAGAAGCAGGTCGGCAAGGCGATCGCGAGACCTGGACCTCAATCCTGAAACTTTATTGAATCCTACTCCATCATATACCGCACTATTGCTGGAAGACATTCAAAATTTTCACCAGAAGAACACTCCTCCTTCCTTTTCACTCCCAGCTTGTGTCACCAAGGCCTGCTCCATTCTTGAAGCGGTCGCAGACCTCAATTCCACTACAAGCTCCAACCTGTCATGTGCCTTCTCTGATGATAGAATAAGCCCTCCTACAGTGGCTGCTTTTAATCTTGTTGGGAAGAAACAACCTGAGGCAAAAGACCCATTTGTAGAATCTGAGATAATTGCAAGTGATGATCTTATGGAGCCAAGCTTTCACAAGTATGTAACCGTGAGAAGAGGAGGAGGTACATTGTGCGGGGAAGACATGGATGGTCAAGAATCCTCAGGAAGTAACAGCtttgttggtggcagccaacaGCATTTAGGATTGTCTACCTCTTCATGGGAACCCAATTCAGCTGATTCAACCGATCGCTGGTCTTCAAGATCCAACACGAGAGATGAGGATGACAAGAGTCCTCTGGGATATCAAAAGCATGGATTACCTGAAACAGGGCGTGACGTGGAACAGGCCAGGAGAGCATTCAGTGGACAAAGGACTGGAATTGGACGTGGGAGACATGGTACAAGTAAAAATGCTCACACAACTCCTATCCTTGCAACTGCTACTCAAACATAA
- the LOC133680760 gene encoding WAT1-related protein At3g02690, chloroplastic isoform X1 has protein sequence MEGSLSLFSASSLTNCSILLPTASASLSLSHPHFSYDYPLKFPHLSQRASPNHAFSFPFSPSSSSSTTTNTCQRSRSRHANFISKCSTSSSRKAELEFESSSSQPVDDGGDLDCVGTGLDSECLVSEPNLDAPLIQLSSTEKGETATESLIETITETAVLVSPFFFWGTSMVAMKEVLPLTGPFFVSSFRLIPAGLLLVAFAGFKGRLLPSGLTAWLAITLFALVDASCFQGFLAQGLQRTSAGLGSVIIDSQPLTVAILANLLFGESIGIVGASGLVLGVIGLLLLEVPTLTFDESNFSLWGSGEWWMLLAAQSMAVGTVMVRWVSKYSDPVMATGWHMVIGGLPLLAISVLNHDPAFSLSLKDLTASDILALLYTSIFGSAISYGVYFYSATKGSLTKLSSLTFLTPMFASIFGFLYLGETFSPLQLAGAIVTVVAIYMVNYRNSNE, from the exons ATGGAGGGAAGCTTGAGCTTGTTTTCTGCATCTTCTTTGACCAACTGCTCTATCCTCCTCCCTACTGCCTCTGCTTCTCTTTCCTTATCTCATCCTCATTTCTCTTATGATTATCCCCTTAAATTTCCTCATCTTTCACAGCGTGCGTCTCCAAATCATGCTTTCAGTTTTCCATtctcaccttcttcttcttcttctactactaCTAATACTTGTCAAAGAAGCAGAAGCAGACATGCCAACTTCATTTCCAAGTGCTCCACAAGCAGTAGTAGAAAGGCTGAATTGGAATtcgaatcatcatcatcacaaccTGTAGATGATGGTGGTGATCTTGATTGCGTGGGGACAGGCCTTGACTCGGAGTGCCTCGTATCCGAACCCAACCTCGACGCTCCACTCATCCAATTGTCGTCAACAGAAAAGGGAGAAACAGCAACTGAAAGCTTAATTGAAACGATAACGGAGACTGCAGTGCTGGTCTCTCCCTTCTTCTTTTGGGGCACTTCTATGGTGGCAATGAAGGAGGTTTTGCCCCTCACTGGCCCTTTCTTTGTCTCTTCCTTTCGCCTCATTCCAGCTGGCTTGCTTTTGGTTGCCTTTGCTGGATTCAAAGGGAGGCTTCTGCCTTCTGGACTCACTGCTTGGCTCGCCATCACTCTCTTTGCCCTTGTTGATGCCTCCTGTTTTCAG GGGTTTCTTGCTCAAGGATTGCAGAGGACTTCTGCTGGTTTGGGTAGT GTCATAATCGACTCGCAACCTCTGACAGTGGCTATACTTGCTAACTTGTTATTTGGTGAGTCCATTGGGATCGTTGGAGCTTCAGGCCTTGTGCTTGGTGTCATAGGCCTTTTACTTCTTGAG GTACCTACTCTGACATTTGATGAAAGCAATTTTTCCCTGTGGGGAAGTGGAGAATGGTGGATGCTTCTTGCTGCTCAGAGCATGGCAGTTGGCACGGTCATGGTTCGATGGGTTTCAAAGTACTCCGATCCTGTTATGGCAACTGGATGG CATATGGTTATCGGTGGTCTCCCTCTTCTTGCGATCTCTGTTCTCAACCATGATCCTGCCTTCAGTTTAAGTCTCAAGGACCTGACAGCAAGTGATATATTGGCACTACTTTATACCTCTATTTTTGGAAGTGCCATTAGTTATGGAGTGTACTTCTACAGTGCAACAAAAG GTAGCTTGACAAAGCTCAGTTCCCTCACATTCCTAACCCCAATGTTTGCTTCAATTTTTGG GTTTCTATATCTTGGGGAAACTTTCTCACCCTTGCAACTGGCTGGGGCCATTGTTACTGTGGTTGCAATATATATGGTTAATTATCGGAACAGTAATGAGTGA
- the LOC133680760 gene encoding WAT1-related protein At3g02690, chloroplastic isoform X2, with protein MEGSLSLFSASSLTNCSILLPTASASLSLSHPHFSYDYPLKFPHLSQRASPNHAFSFPFSPSSSSSTTTNTCQRSRSRHANFISKCSTSSSRKAELEFESSSSQPVDDGGDLDCVGTGLDSECLVSEPNLDAPLIQLSSTEKGETATESLIETITETAVLVSPFFFWGTSMVAMKEVLPLTGPFFVSSFRLIPAGLLLVAFAGFKGRLLPSGLTAWLAITLFALVDASCFQGFLAQGLQRTSAGLGSVIIDSQPLTVAILANLLFGESIGIVGASGLVLGVIGLLLLEVPTLTFDESNFSLWGSGEWWMLLAAQSMAVGTVMVRWVSKYSDPVMATGWDVPLLHFGFVMNSKQKEWRLTD; from the exons ATGGAGGGAAGCTTGAGCTTGTTTTCTGCATCTTCTTTGACCAACTGCTCTATCCTCCTCCCTACTGCCTCTGCTTCTCTTTCCTTATCTCATCCTCATTTCTCTTATGATTATCCCCTTAAATTTCCTCATCTTTCACAGCGTGCGTCTCCAAATCATGCTTTCAGTTTTCCATtctcaccttcttcttcttcttctactactaCTAATACTTGTCAAAGAAGCAGAAGCAGACATGCCAACTTCATTTCCAAGTGCTCCACAAGCAGTAGTAGAAAGGCTGAATTGGAATtcgaatcatcatcatcacaaccTGTAGATGATGGTGGTGATCTTGATTGCGTGGGGACAGGCCTTGACTCGGAGTGCCTCGTATCCGAACCCAACCTCGACGCTCCACTCATCCAATTGTCGTCAACAGAAAAGGGAGAAACAGCAACTGAAAGCTTAATTGAAACGATAACGGAGACTGCAGTGCTGGTCTCTCCCTTCTTCTTTTGGGGCACTTCTATGGTGGCAATGAAGGAGGTTTTGCCCCTCACTGGCCCTTTCTTTGTCTCTTCCTTTCGCCTCATTCCAGCTGGCTTGCTTTTGGTTGCCTTTGCTGGATTCAAAGGGAGGCTTCTGCCTTCTGGACTCACTGCTTGGCTCGCCATCACTCTCTTTGCCCTTGTTGATGCCTCCTGTTTTCAG GGGTTTCTTGCTCAAGGATTGCAGAGGACTTCTGCTGGTTTGGGTAGT GTCATAATCGACTCGCAACCTCTGACAGTGGCTATACTTGCTAACTTGTTATTTGGTGAGTCCATTGGGATCGTTGGAGCTTCAGGCCTTGTGCTTGGTGTCATAGGCCTTTTACTTCTTGAG GTACCTACTCTGACATTTGATGAAAGCAATTTTTCCCTGTGGGGAAGTGGAGAATGGTGGATGCTTCTTGCTGCTCAGAGCATGGCAGTTGGCACGGTCATGGTTCGATGGGTTTCAAAGTACTCCGATCCTGTTATGGCAACTGGATGG GATGTCCCGCTTCTTCACTTTGGCTTTGTGATGAACTCAAAGCAAAAGGAATGGAGATTGACAGACTAA